The Gossypium hirsutum isolate 1008001.06 chromosome A03, Gossypium_hirsutum_v2.1, whole genome shotgun sequence genome contains the following window.
TTAAGTTGTTTTAAAATACCTTTTATTTCAAACAAAGTTTACACCAAAGTATTATTAGctgaaattattaataagttcGTTTTAGTGACTAATAATTGAATtgttcaaatttttatatttaagttaTCAATGTTTTAAAATCGATGCTATATGATTTTCTCTGTTCGTATTGTCTACACTAATCAAAagtttttcccccttttttttataattcaacttaaattttcttttcatgaAATAGCTTTGGACATCACAAACCtatgaaccaaaattcaaacagttTTGTTCTCTGATCTCTGATCGTATGTTCTTTTACTCGTTAACTGGTATTGATCCACCATACCGATCATCAAATCATCACTTAAAGCTCATTAAcgaaacttttttaaaaaaaattaactactcaatgatttgaataaaaacttttgattagtttaatgatttaaatgaaaacttttaaaatagTTCAGTGatcatattataatttttttaattaaataaccaaaacaaaaacttactaataatttagtgactattataTAGTATTTTTGGGCTTTCTTTGGACCTTTTGTTATAttgattttcataaaaaaaaatctaagtttcaaaaaagataaaaaaaattataaaaaatttcaaaatttaataaaaaatataatagtataatataatattttaaaaattataattttttatctcttatttttttttgaaagaaattttcAAATGTTATATGCTGTTAAATTTTTGTGTTATTGTTTAGAATTATCCAGATTAAcaataaagttttaatttgatttgttgaaattcttttaatttaattagtgaaCTCCATCTACTTATTTGTTTTAGGCTTATGTTTGGGCCTGATCTTACATGGGACCTGGCCAACTTCCCCCATTTATGAAGTGTTGTTTTACCGAAAAAAATTGTACTAAATATTAGAAGTTATAAACTTCAATATtaagatatattttatttaaataataaattatatttgataaatatacatatgtaataaTATTAGAAGGTTACTAACAGAGGTAAAGTCAGGAAATTTTTTTAGGGagccaaaattaaattataatttttacaataataaaaatataatttttaaaggattaaatcaaaattttattatttttaagaggatcaaaaactattttaaaattttaaaaattttaaatgattaattttaagGGGCTCGGTGCACTGCCAACCCCCTAAATTCCTAGTTACTAATAGCATGTTTAGTATTATATTTTTAGATGtccatatttaattttaaccACGAGCTTTTCATCTTTAAAGAATGTATGGAAACACTTTTCTAAATTAATGAAGAGGTAACACTGTTGAGAACCAATAATGATGCCAGTTTtatgaataatttgtaaaatttcattTGCACCTAAATATACAGTAAAGTGAAAGCATCTCACCCACTATAAAAattggtaagtatatatatgtatagaccTAGAATATGCTCTAAAGTGAGTATGCATATTCAAATATTGGTAAGCATAGATTTTGGTACTATACTTTTCTAATgaaaaggaaagggaaaaaaataaaagaaataagtaaaCTATAATAGAGGCCATTTTTATTTCTGTCATCCacctattaaaatttataaaataattatttaattattagtaaattattttttgatcactcaactataaaaaattataaaatgattacttAATTATTCAATTAGGCCCAAACTTGGGGGTAATTTGGGAGTGCGGCCGCCTAGGGTCCAAGACTGGAAAcggtacaatttttttttaattttgttttttattaaagGAGCCCaatttattatattacattttataattttttgtaaaaaggGTTCCAATTTATTGTTTTGCCTAATGCTCaaaaatatcaatatcaatattaaattttgtcttctttttttttcacaaactagcTAATGTAAAAATGGAGACACAAAAAATCCAATATAATTGGGTGACCAAAACAACAAAACTGAATAATTGagtaatcattttgtaacttttaataGTCTAAtgactaaaaaataaattactaataattGAATAATCATTTTATAAGTTTTCATAGTTAAATCactactaatataatttatcCAAAAGAATTTAACAACATTCAAACAAAAATTATAAGCGCACAAAGTGTATGGGAGATCAAATGAACCATGCTTGAATAGGTACGAGAGTGTTTGTGTTTTAGTGTCGAAGACCCAAGATTCAACACGCAAAGGCACAATCTCGTCTACATGCATGCTTAACATCTGTACAAACAAAATCttcgaaaaaaaatatttttcccctcaaaattttcatttcaaaggAGCTCAAGAACTATAATTCTCAAACTGaacagtaaaaaataaataaattcaacaaaaaaaaattgaactctCACTTGTTCCCATTAAATTCCATCCAAAGATCGAAAATGAAAACCAAACATGTTTATATTGCTGAAAAACATGatgataagaaaaataaatagataaaaagaagagaaaatggagTTACCTTCTCTAATCATCAAAATCAACAATGGAATGGTCGAAGATATCGATCATGTCCTCATTAACAGGGAACGTCGTATTGGCCGTTATCCTTTGCTTCACGGAATCAACTAATTCTTGAGCTTGATCACATGCCGCTTTGAACGTTTCccatttctttttgaaattttccaATGCAGTATCCGTTGCCGCCGTGCGCTCACAATCGGAAGACGCCTTTGTTTCCAACACAGCGGCGGCGGCATCAACGAATTCTTGGTACGCATTCTCTAGGCAATCCACAACCTTCTCCATCACTCTTCCATCCaacaatcaaaattcaaaaatagcattataatttatttaattctttgtTTGATTGAATGGAAATTGAATCGACGAACAAAATCCCTAAACCGTAatcaaaagccaaaaaaaaacttattttcatcGATTAATAACTAAAAAGATCGAATAAACTTGTTCTAGAATAAGATCAGATAAGCGCATTTAGCGtaaaagaaattgcatgaattacCTTTAAATCGAGAAGCCGTCGAAAAGGTCGAGGAAAAACGCAGGAAAAAACAGATATTTAAACTTGAAATCAGTGGAAGAGGCAGGATCTTTGGCAATACTTGGATTTTGGCCTTTTCTTCATATATGGTAAGTACTCGTTACTTTCGCCAAttccaaatttatttttaagttacacaataattataaattacaggtctaataaataatttaatatttaatatttatctttttatttgattttattttttaattaagtttgacttttaatttttagaaaaaagttGAATAGTTTATTAATAGGGAtgttgactaaaatattaatgttttaattatattggtGTGGCAACTCGTATGGCAGTTCACATATAATTTATGCTAGTATgacactatttgtcttatatatcacattgataaataatttaaaatttataacaatattaaaaaaataaaaagttcataaattttaaaaaataatatgagttaCACGTGGGTTATCATGTGAATggtcatatttaaaattttaacattttattcaatatttcaaattaaagaaACAATAATTTAGCTTTTTTGAAAGGTTATGATCAGATTTGACTATTTTTCAAATGTCaatagtcaaatttaactaaaaaaaaagaataatagttaatttgacaaaagatataaacattaagagttatacctaatataaataataaatgaagctTTAGTTGAATGAAAGTACAAATGTAAAAAACTAAAGAGGCATGGTTCAAATCCTATTACggaattatgtatttatttttctattttcctatATAAAATGACAAGCACgatgatatttttatcttttcacaACTAAGTTAATGCCAAATTAATCCGTTTCACCAATTTAATCCGAGAGTATATAATAAGTATAGATATAATCACAATTACAATTACAAATAATACATTGTAGAGATATATttaaacaaagtagaatcaatacgtacaaaatttataaataatatgacttaaactaaaataaatctaGAGCCTCTGTACGGAACTCTTAATTGGTTAGTAGGGAAAAAAAATacagtttttaaatattttttatgaattaaaaaatgtgaaatagcttaattgttattttttctagattaaataattattaatcagATCTATGAATCTAAATTAATGAACatagttttaatttttgaatgaaattataaaaatattaaaataatataaattcatactaaaatgaaaacaaaatgcAATGTTGATACCATATCAATTTTTGTAAACATGGACCATGTATATCATTACAACACTGACAGTTTAATTCGACTAAGTTTGGTTAAAATAGCTTTAGGTGACTCTACTTttcatatatttagaatttatttttttatttttatttttaaaaatttaatttttatatttttaagattttatataactttttaatacatatatttattacataatattTTTACTTAGATCAAaagttttcataaatataataataaggttaaaatatgttgttagctTCTTTGATAATATGAGATTTAGTTCCCAtacttaaaacattaaaaattaaatcttacattttctatttaaaaatgttaatctagacattaaaattataaatattttctgtcaaaatttgtcaaatttaaataattttaaaattataatattgtagtaaaaatataaaaaaataatttattgttaatattttaatatttaaaatataaattttaaatatttttaagtaattaatattaattatttataaaaattaattcaaatatataaactatattttaaatattaaaatataacatattttaaatattaaaatatataatatcacatatttaaaataaatttcaataggaAAGTAATTACATacccaatataaatattatataaaatactttATAATGGTTAAAATTATCTTTTGTTCCTAAAAGCTTTTTTACCAAAAGTAGAAGCTAACaaaaattacttttacttttggATTCAAAAGTACTTTTCGAAAGCATTTCTGactctaaaaattatttatttagtattgcTTATAACTCTAAAAACGATTTTAACTCTAAAAGCATTTTTTAGAAGTAATGTTAAACTAAGCCATAATCATACTAGCACGACAGTTGCGTGACAATTTTTTTGacaaattaatttttgttttataaactttaaaattaagttatttctattttgataagtcaaaatattatcattaataaaaaaattatcaaattaatagcTTCACCcgttaaattcatttttatttcctttaCACCGTAAAAGAAATTGACTAGTGAAGTACAATTCAGCTTTAAtagaatatatgaaaatatttttaaaaaactgcAAAATGATTGAAGGAATCCGGAAATATCTTAAGATAATCTTTAGGTATCATGGGCAACTCTAAAACATTTTGAAAGCTAAAAGATGTCatccaattttttatttaatttctgataaatttaatataattagtttaattatattttttacatgtTCTAATGAATCTAAATAAACAAgaatattacataatttaatattataaatcgtaattaattatatatttgacATGTTCAGAGgaatgtaaagaaaaaaaattatggttaaaaatggtaaaaattctTAGCTTACAGTTTGCAACATTTAATCATACACTACGTTATTAGTAATCCCATCCTTTAGGGACATTTTCAAAGTCAATCATTTtgactaaaaaataataaaataattaaaatatgaatttgtaTGTTGATTTGATGATCATGATGTTCATCATCTTAAATGTGGTTTGGATTCAAATAACGCTAGTTGCATTGCTGTTAGGATTTTATcctgatatttttataatttaccaaaaaaattaatataaaataaaaatatttataaatattaaaaataatcaaaatatcacTATGTAAATATACACTATATCAAAATTAATatcacataattaaaacaatattaaaaagtaaaattcctcaaaaaaaaaaacaacaatatcACTTGATTTATTAACTCAAATTTACCAGTGGaatgatacttttaaaaataaaaccagTGAAATTTAtggaatatataattaaatttatttataaaataaaaaataaaaaatttcaattgtaAATCAAATTGATTTACTTATAATCCCAACAAATTCGATAACCTAACAATAAATACAACCAGAAGAAAGATTTGATGCCTCACTTTTCAAAAGAACTCTAATCTCATCCGAATTACtctaatttaattatattccaTATCTCTCTGAATCTTCTAGTCTTCAACCCTTTGAAATTCTAACACTCTATCACTCCCAAATTGAAATTTTCTAGAAATGAAAGAACACGATATcatgaggaaaagaaaaagcactCATGTCGAAGAATATCATCGAAACAACTCACAAGCTTTCGATGGAGAAGATGAGGATTTGGTTAGACTATCATTGTCTAATAATACAAGGAGTGACTATTTTAACAATTAGAGTTATCGTTTGACATTATTATTTGGTCAAAACTCATAAGACATTTAGATAACAATTAACATAGTTTAAATATTTTCGGTATTAGAATTGGATTTATAGAAGGTTGAGATAATGTTTGATTTTTAATGTTAAACTCTGTAGTATTTTTTATGCTAAACTGACTTTTGACAGGAATGGAGGACTAATAGTGCTGTTTGCAACATGTTCGctgttttacataaaataatatacttTTCAATCTTGTATTAGTTATGTgatattaaatttgatattacttgatttattaattcaatttaaccagtgaaatgatacttttaaaaataaaaccagTGAAATTTAtggaatatataattaaatttatttataaaaaaaaaaaacgtgATTCGATAATTCTATCCCTAAaacaattttaacttaaaatcaaatTGATTGACTTGATAAATACGATCAGaagaaacttttcaaaatttcaaaagaagtataaTCTCATCCAAATTAGTCTATAATTTATTCCATTTCACTCTGAATCTTTTAGTCTTCAACCCTTTGAAATGCTAACACTCTATCAGTACTctcaaattgaaattttatagaaATGAAAGAACACGATATcatgaggaaaagaaaaagcactCATGATCATCGAAGCAACTCACAAGCTTTCGATGATGAAGATGAGGATTTGCTTAGACTATCATTGTCTAATGATACAAGGAGGACCGGAGCTAGATTGTCGGAAGAACATTCTAGTATTCCTCCACTCTCATCCTTGTCGGTGATGCCACCGCAACAATCATCACCTCAACAGCAAGCAGCAGTCGCAGCCGCAGTTTCATTGTCAATGCAAACGCTGCTTTCTCAACCGATTCATCCTCTCACCTTATCAACTTCTCATATCCTTTTTAACCCTGGTTTTATGTCACCTCCGGCGGCTTCTTTCGTTTATTCCCAGGAACCTGTCTTGTCGGTGACGGGGTCTTCCTCTCAGGCTGTTCTCAGCTCCTCTATATTATCTCAATCTTTGTCTCAGGGTCCGGACTTATCGGTACCGGCGGCTGCCCCTCATAATCTTATCAACTCATCGTTAGTATCCCAAACTTTGTCTCCTGGTTCCCTTTCTTACCCTCAAGAACCTGTCTCGACGGCGGTGGCGGCGCCTGTTTCCATCACTAGCAGCAGTTCTCCTCGACCTTCACGTGTTCGGAGGAACCCTACACAAAACCTACGAGAAGGTAAAAGCGAGACGGTGGAACCACCATTCCCATGGGCCACGAACCACCGAGCCACGGTCTATAACATTAACTATTTGTTATCCGAAAAAAACATATCCAAAATAACCGGTTTTGTTCAATGCAAGAAATGCGAGAAACAGTACTCCATGGATTTTGATTTGAAAGAAAAGTTCAGTGAAATCGGGAGCTTTATAGCTGAAAACAAGAACTCCATGCACGACAGAGCCCTTCTTTCATGGTTGAACCCTGTACTACCCAAATGCAAGTACTGCAACCAAGAAAACAGTGCTAAGCCGGTGATTGCCGACAAGAAAAAAGATATAAACTGGCTGTTTTTGTTTTTGGGACAGCTGTTGGGATGCTGTACTTTGGAGCAGTTAAAGTATTTCTGCAAACATACCAAGAATCATCGTACTGGTGCTAAAGATCGGGTTCTTTATCTTACTTATCTTGGACTCTGCAAACAACTTGATCCTACTGGCCCTTTTAGCCGATAAAAGCTTCATGTAAACTGAGGTGACAAGGTAACTCAGTTTAGGATCCCGCAGGTTGTCTTTTTAAGCATTTTAAATCTTCATTTTATGCTGTTACTACATTAACTTCACTGTTTTATTAATGGCTACAGCATGtatttcttgtgttagtagaAATAATTTGTAGAAttcttttactttatatatatatattactaatatccagaattcttttattttatagaatttatatcTTCTTTTGGAGAGGTGGCGCTCGTGAGGACCAAACACAAAGTGACGGTCCAtccttgttttatttttcaaGTGTTTAGTGattatgttaatttttaaaaaatagtgatGATATAGTTTTCAGTTTATTGAATGTAAGAACAGATGAGATTTCACAACTTCTTATACATTATTACTTAAAGGTTGTTTTTAGATTTtctaaagtttatatatttttaatttttatttactttttattttatttattttaatattatattattctttaaaaattctacgtttaaaaattttgatattgtttaaaaatattaaaaataaaatgtaaaatataatttttataatttgaaatctatatttattaaataatttaattatatttttattattgttgaaTTTTGAGCTTGAACTCCAATGGAGGAAATAGATAAATATTGTCTGCAAACCCTAAGTTATAAAGAAGAAAATGGAGTTTTtagtcatttaaaaaaataatttaaacttttatcactaaaaatataaagaattaaaAGAACTTTTGTTCACTTTATTTCCATAATTAACTTACTTGTCAATAAATTATAGACTAAAATTCTAGGGTCTCTTTTTTTATCGGGAATAGAGCAAACCTGGTATCGAAACATAATTTTAGTTATGAtggatttggaaaaaaaataaaaattaggtacTAAATTAAAAGTAATGAAGTACTTTAGAGTGGAAATGATAttttaagtctttaatttttttttatttgaaaagcaagtttgttttattttctctttttattttttaaatattttaattaatctgcaaattaaatataaattaaactctTTTAAATATACTAGACTCGTATAcgtattaaaattataaaattataaaacaattatttgttaaaattatatacaataaataataaaatatattatttgaaactaattaataataacatatggaatatctaaattattaaaatgaaaaagttaaattaaagtaaaaataattataaaatatattaaaatgaagttttggttgagtgaaaattttaagattttattaattcaattgaTGCAGGTTGAAATCGTATcgtatacatattttaattgatttttgttaaaataaaaatactaaaatatcttaaaatagtgtaatttattttaattatgaaatgttattttcgtaattttttaaTCGAGTTGGTAACCTAATTGAGGTGACATcaacttaataaaatatattataagtaGTATAGATGTGCAAGTGGTGAATGTaataaaatatgcatttaaaattaaaatgtataaaaatataaaaaaagagctTTAACTAAatggtaaattaaaatttttattaatataattggtGTGAATTGAAATCTCaccataaatatatttttagtgAAAACTCTCAAATATGATTCTAAGCGCTTACTCCTAGTAATTATATTGAAGAGCATAATTGTTTAAAAATCACAtgtctctatttatttatttaaggatATAAAATTCGAATTAGAGATTAGAAAATTCTATTATTATTctattaatttcatttaatattaatatataatttaattaaataaattacgatatttttattttaattatggaagAATATTTCTGTAAGTTTCTAACCGTGTTGGTAACCTGGTTAAGGATGACATAGATTCAATCAGGAGCTTAACCAATAGTATAGATATGCAACTGATTAgcttaatgataaattaaatgttttatcaATGCAATTAGTGTGGGTTCTAtatctttttattgatttttaaagtgaaaaaactaaaatattttcgattaatattaattattttaattacgtAAGAACATTTCCCTAACTTGCTAAAGTATAAAAAACTTCATCTTAAtggtaaattaaatgttttacCAATGCATTTAGCTTGGGTtctgtatatttttattaatttttaagtgaaaatataaaaatatcatcgAATGATActgtttatttaaattataaaatggtgTTTCTATAAACTTTCAACTAAATTGATAATCCGGTTGAGAGTAACACTAATTCAATTATAAGCTTAAATgatgtacttttttttatttaattctttgtGGTACAACTATGAATTCTAAATGAACATGCTAGTGCAGCGCTGATGACTCACGTAAAGGGACCAGTATGAGAAATGTTCAAGTTGCAACTCAATATTCGATTTAGTTTCTTTTAAatgcatttaaaaattaaaaatgatcgtataataatttatttgacctctaaattttataaaaaatattattttattgttctatttaattttaaaagatgtaaaaatttaagtgaaagagtaaaataattttttttaagtttgaaagaaatataaatatgaataatgtatttaaaatttaatttgtataattggtgggtttatttattttttatattatgtttattttagGTTTGTACTTAGGAATATATTTAGGTATGGGCTTTggttaaagtatttttaaaatatattaaaatttttatcatatgTGTATGCGTGTGAAAATCacagatttaaaatataaatgtatgtttaaaaataatatataataaataatgaaatgtatgatttaaaactaattaatcataataacatatgTAATATgtatgatataaaataaaaaaatagattaaattatgagtaaagtaaaatttaaacacataaataaattagataaacaatactaaatgcactataattatttatcatggttTTGACAACAATTGTGGGCAATTGTGGGTTAATGTCAAGTTGACTTATAACACCAACTTCattaataatattagtaatactagaaattatatcGCACGCATATATATGTGAAAACTACAAATATAAAACACAAATGCATGtgcaaaaataatatacaataaataataaaaatatgacttgaaactaattaataataacatatgacatatatacgatattaaaataaaaaaatagattaaattttttatcatgtTGTTGTCATTAATCTCGAGTTAACTTGTAatacaaattcaattaaatatattattaatatatacaaatcatataagtaataaagtatgcataataaaattaaaatatgtataaatattaaaataaagttattactaaatagtaaattaaaaattttattaatgtaatttaagCGAATTCAagtttatgtatattattattttttaaaataaaaataaaaatatttattctaattatggaaaggcacactattttaatcaaattaataccGCATCACATTAATACAGTGGCACTCAGTTGTCCGGAGTCACGTGACTTGTTAAGATTAAGTAACGCCGATACGGCCACGTACTGGAGGAGGAACATAGCGTAGATAAAAACACgctgagaaaagaaaagaaa
Protein-coding sequences here:
- the LOC121218478 gene encoding uncharacterized protein, whose amino-acid sequence is MKEHDIMRKRKSTHDHRSNSQAFDDEDEDLLRLSLSNDTRRTGARLSEEHSSIPPLSSLSVMPPQQSSPQQQAAVAAAVSLSMQTLLSQPIHPLTLSTSHILFNPGFMSPPAASFVYSQEPVLSVTGSSSQAVLSSSILSQSLSQGPDLSVPAAAPHNLINSSLVSQTLSPGSLSYPQEPVSTAVAAPVSITSSSSPRPSRVRRNPTQNLREGKSETVEPPFPWATNHRATVYNINYLLSEKNISKITGFVQCKKCEKQYSMDFDLKEKFSEIGSFIAENKNSMHDRALLSWLNPVLPKCKYCNQENSAKPVIADKKKDINWLFLFLGQLLGCCTLEQLKYFCKHTKNHRTGAKDRVLYLTYLGLCKQLDPTGPFSR